ATCTGCCTTTTCAATCCTACACAGCAAGTTTGAGAAACTTTTAAAATCTGAATattgtttaacaaaaaaaaactaagccgGCGGGGAGATAGATGGACGCGGCGCGTTTTACGCTTTGTGCTGGGAACTAAACTGTGTGCTGGCCAGATTATAAACGACGCCTTTTGCTCAAGCTGCTCTGAAGTAATGTATTTATTGTTATTTCCACCTCTTATTTGCTTGGAGAAGTTAAATTCAACCGAGTCAATGCTCTTCTTTGCGGGATTAGAATCAATTTTGTTTCTTCCCGGCGAAAGGTCTTGAAAAAAAATCCTCTGGCAATAACAATGGAAAGTGCAGCCACTCAAGCGATTGCATTTGTCAGGTGTATCATACCAACTTTAGCAAAACTTAACACAATCAATATTGCAAGCCACGGAAGGGGACAAAAGGTACAAGTAATTGCTATTAATTTGCCGCCTTGGCTGCTGAGCGCTGGTTGATTGACGCTAATCAGCGCTGAATTTCTCCTCTGTGCCTTGTTTTGACAGTTTTCCTCATTCTCTAGGATTTACATTTGCTGCCCACAAAGAGCAGTATAGTCTCAGCAGCTGGTCTGAAATCTTAAAACCGAGGCCCACAGCCTAGTAAATggggtctgttttttttttattatcagttATACTTACTTGTTGGTATGATGGCTTTGATCTCTCCACCTGCGGGACAGGATCTAATTTAATTAATGAAAAATTAAACTAATTGTCATTCTGCGTCTTTCtgcaaagataaattatcaacagCGAGTTAAATGAGACCCATTTATTCCCACCCTAAATGCGAGATTGAATGTGCTCAGGCTTCAACTTCACCTGCCTCCCCAGGCAATTAGGAATGTATCGAAAATTCTGCCAGAAACGAGTTAAATTAACCGTTCGCTAATTTTCTTGTGTCCCTACCACATAATCCTTCTTTTACACGGCGGTTAACTTGCCCCTAGAAATTACCACATGTTGTAAGGTTCAAATACTGCTTAATGAAACAGTGACTAAATCGTTCACTAAGCCGACATTGGAGCCCTTCAGCTCCGCGTTCAAAGGCTCTGGGTTTGCAACCGTCGGGGGTCCCACTCAATGCAATGCAAGTCTTTGGCAGCAGAATACCTGTCAAAGCGGTCCTTTGGCGAACGTAGTCTTTTTTTCTGCCTTTACAGAGGATCCAAGCGAGAGAGAAATATATAAACCTTTTAGTGCATTGAAACTGAAAATAAACGGCGCCGTTTGGATAAAGTTGTCAGCGTTACTCATGTCCTTTAGACTAAACGTGTGACGACTGCGCAATGTAGACTCGGCTCCGTTTTAAACGATGTAAAATATAATCAAATCTGAAAAATCAGAACTGTTAACTTGGCGACTTTTATATTTAGAAATTACACTTTTTTGAAAATACCCAAGTTGTTCGCTGATAGTATTAAATGCCAACAATCAAAGTCTTCCTCGTTTGTTAACAGGAGTTCCAAAACAACATTTTGGTGTCAAATCTGTGCTGATATTTTGACATGAAGAAACGATTTAGAAAAATACATATCCGCAAGTTCACAACAAAAGCACTTTGGCGATCAGAAGATTTAATGAACAactaaattgtttccattttatATGAATATTGAGTATATTTATTGATAGCATTAGTCAAATGAATACTTTTAACGTGTTTTCCAATGAACATCACCCATTTCACAGAAAATACACATGCTAATTGTACACCCAACTGCATTTGGTTTAAAGTCAATTAAAAGGACGTCAAAGTCATATATCTTTGACCGATATTGTATAGATAGGGCTAATAAGGCATCATAAAAGCACCTCGGGCCATGTCTAATAGTGACACTGGTTTACGAGTGCTGAATCACTCCTCCGGGTTCCTCAATGCTTTCCTATCCATCATTGTCGCTTCCATAGAAAGGACACACAATGCGCCCTTCGCCACAGCTAGCCTCGCCGGGCTCTCCATGCTCAGTCCCGGGCATTGCCAACTTCGGCCTTTCAACAGATGGAAATTGTCAGTGGTTCATTAATCTGTGGCTATTTTTCCTCTACTGCCCAATGAATAATGTTCcaatttatcttctcttattgcCCTGACAATTCTGAGGAGTGCCCGAAGGGTTGCCTGTTGTTTCGTCGCTGGCAGAACTCTAGAAAATTGTAGTCTGTTCTCAGCTGAAAATTGCAGTAGAAATTCAACGGGACACAACTGAATCTGCCTCTAAAATACCAAATGGATTTTATAGCAGCTGGTTCAAGCTGGACATCTTGAACTTTCACATTGCACCTACGTCCATGCCACGGTCTTCTTTGCACGTTATTTGTTGAAGGAACACCGTTGGCCATGTTTTGGATCGTATTTACGTTGTTGAATGATGTTTTTTAAATACTCCGCATATTTCTATTTTTGCACTGTAATTAAGATATTTCCAGAAACCACTGATTTTCTCTTAAAAGCATAACACCCATCTCGATTGATGAGTCACAGCACGCGAATATCAAAATATATTCATTGGGATTTGCCTCTAACCACCATCAGATATTGTCATCCCACACAATTATTGCATAATTTGACCGCCTCCTGCAGCATTGTAGCTTTTTTTTCCAATGTAAAAATTCTCTTTCTCCCTTGCAGCAGTTTGTGACAAGTTCGGGGTGAGCTTGCAATCTTTTAAAAACGTGAAGGACAAACATGTTTGAAATTGTTACTTGTCACCAGTGTGAAATTACAAATGATGATCTAGGTCAGTGGGCCTCTTGATATCCAAACCAACTGGAGACTTTCCAGTGATAAATTAGACTATTTTTCTTGGATGAGAAGGGAAGCATGGGTCACGGATACAAATAGATCTGTGTGTCAATgaatgaaaataataacattgccTTCGCAATGCTTGAGGTTGCCTCCAGCATATACTGTATGATGGACGTGTACGGTGCACATTCAGATTTGTACAGGGATACTTCTGAGAGATTAATATTCTATCCAATGAAGGATAGAGGGTGGCGATTCATATATTTTTATCATTCACACAGGCACTCAAAGAAATGCAAATAACCAACCATGCATAAGGAAAAAAGGATTTTTATATGCTGCtactttaacttttaaaaataagGACCCATGTTATTTTCCATTGAAAACTTCAAGTGAACACTCCCCTCCTAACTTCACTCTCTTTctttagacacacacacacacatacttcctttgtctggaaaagagcaatAATGTGTACCATTGTGCACGAATTATTTCACAATCATTATTTGATCTGTTAGGGCTCCCGtcttatttacagcacagttctGTTAACTGGGTCATTTCCCCCCAGGGTCTGCTGCTGCGAACCCTGTAATTCAGAAATTACTGCTTCTGTGATTATTGAAATTGACAAAGAAAACAATTCATTAAAATGTCTCAGCACTTTCCTGTTTCCTTGTTTCTTTACATTTTTGTCCATGAAATCACATGGTTAGCTAAAATTAAATATCTTTTTTCAAAGATcccaacattttattttaaataaatataaatataaatgtcGTATAAAACTATTCACAACAGATGAACTTTACAGTAAGGATCAACAAAATTTCTATTTATATCTATTTACAGATATTTTGCACATTCAACCTCCATTTGTTTCTTTTGAGTTTGGCGATTTACATAGATGTCATTTTTTCAATTCACAAAGGTCAACAGAATCAAAAAATACATTATTTACATAAAACattggaattttcttttttttaaagtaattgcaTGTATATACATCACCTGTCGGGGAAAAGAACCCCTGACCGAATCAGACAAAATCATGTTAGCGTCAAATGACAGCACTTTAACTAAATTTACTTGCACTTAATGAGAACAGAGAACACGAGACTGTTGCGTGCTCCATCTTAATACAATTCTACAATAGATATATTCATACTAGAAGACTGAGCAGGCAAATTCAACTCTATACcatttattaaatgttaaacGTCAAAGAAATGTGGAACTGTAAATGTCTGTCAACTTTCGAACGTTGCAGTTCTGTCCGTGGTGACTATGCGGGTGACAAATCTTTGTCTTCTTTGCCAGATGACATCGGAGACAGGGATTCCTCGTCCTCGGAGCGCAAACAGTGACCTTGACGGCTACATTTGCAAATGTTGTGCGCGTTCCGTGGGGTTCCCTTGCCCTCTTTTTTGTGCTTGACGCGCCGATTCTGGAACCATATCTTCACCTGCTTTTCGGATAGATTCAGATAGGTGGCAATTTCAATCCTGCGAAGCCTCGACAGGTACATGTTAGAGGCAAACTCCCTCTCGAGCTCCAAAAGCTGTGTGCTTGTAAATGCTGTTCGCATCCGTTTACCGTTTTGTAAGTGACTGTTATTTTCAGGACCTGTAAGCACGCAATGATACTACAATATTAAaagatggggggaaaaaaaactcgaTGTTATCCCGCCGTCCACCGCACTTCTATAAAATCCCGCCAAAGTAGATACCTGTTTAATCTCCGTCGCTATCCCGAAAATGAGTACACATTATAGGGAAACTTAAACGCCTCATTCTAATAAATAAGATGCGACTAGCATTATATATGGTCTATTcgtttttaaaaattcaactttTCGGTAAATGTTCACATTCCCTGTATAGTTTGGATAtatatttctatacattttgAATCACTGAGTCGATTCAGCAAACGCTTCTAACAATCTGAAAAGGATTATGTAATCTTCATGGCGAAAGCAGAACTGCCCGCTCAAAGCAATATCACACTTCGCTCAGGTACAACACTTAAAGTGCACTATTTGGAATTAAAGTAACAATACATCACTTCTCCCATTATTTCAACTTTCTAAAACATTTAACTCCTCTTTGTAAACTTACCCACGGAAAGGCAGTGATATCTTCTAGGATCAGTTACGCTGTAGGTAGGAGTGCAAACAGGTGGATGCCCGAGCCCGGAGTTTGACTGCTGGTTCATTCGTTGACAGTACTGCGGGTCTCCATTTGGAAACTGGCTTTTTAGCAGCGGGATTCCACTCCGGGACGAGTGAATATGGGAAGTGACACAGAGGGGACAGACACAGAAAGTACCCGTCTTTCTGGACGGACAAACTGGACCAGAAACTGACATCATTGTGGGTGAATGAACGCTGATAGGTATTAGAAAGTCTTGGCCGTGGTCGTTGAGGACAGGAGTAGACCTTACTGAAGAATCTTTGATGATCAAGGAATCAACATAAAACGATCGAGACATTGTGTATTCTTCTAGGTTCTTTCTGGCTTTGCTGGATTCTGGGTTCAGTAAACACTGCGCAAGGAGAGAGTGAGAAGGTACTTATGTTTGGAGGCTAAACAAAAGGATCCCAGGCGATGGTTGGTCTGAACGTCACCCACGTGCGCGCCCTagtccaaagtttttttttcaaatactgCCAGTGAACTATTAACACGTGATTAAAGCGAGGCGGAGATCAACATTTCCCCATTTGTCAGGCAACCCCTTGAGAGGCACTATCAAAGTCTGACAAAACAAGAAACAAAAAACTTTTTAAGTGAGTGTTTTGTAATTTTCCTCAGTGCGGAAAAGGAAAGCTCCACAGCTGACTTGAGACAGATACACCGCAAGTTAACCAGCTGCCGTTAACAGCGTCATTGTCAGGAGATCTAAAATCACTTTCAATTGACTCACCGAGCATGGGAATGGTTTAATCCAGTGACAATTACTGGACCTTTGTGATTGTTTTGTTGCAGTGGAGACGTCTTAAGTGCAACAGAGAAGGCATTACTTTAATTTTCAGGACTTTGACAGCAAGTCTAAAAAAAGCCATATCAATCTGCAAACTTAATATATTGTAATATTGCAAACATATCATCCGGTCCTGAAATGTTGATTCTATCGATTGATACATCTGGACATAATAGAACAATTGTTACTtgaataaagatttaaaaataccAGGCTATGAACGTAGGTCATGTAATTCAGTATTTGAAATGTATAATGTGTCTGGGCTTTTGGTATCCGGAGAGTGCAAAGCCACTGGAAAGATGCGTAAAGTGTGACTGAACTTAGAAACAAATCACGCCCTTCCTCACTGGGTCAATATGAAGTGATATTAAATCTCATGACAACGGGTGAAGGGTCCTGTATTCAAAGAGCGGGTTTTCGAATTTTACGCAGTACTTTGCGCTAATAGGGTTTTATTATACATCAATGGAATTGCAGTTGACTTTATTTGTTTAATCTGTCCAGTAGTTTTgattaatttcttttaaaaaagaaatgaaggCATTTATGTTAAATGCACCCGAACAAAGGAATATGTGTTAATTTATGTTAGGATTGCTGTATGCGATATGCCGCAACATAACCAAGGGAGGAATCGCACTTTCTAAGATATAAATCTTAGTGCGGTGCAGAAAACGGATCCGAGTCATGAAACAGTTCATAAATGTACATATTTATAAAGATATGAAATGCAAGGCCTCTTCATGTGTACATACCAGTAGCCAATGAAACATATCGTTTACACAGTAATTATTACCAATGAATAAACAGTTGGTAAATTCTTCAGAAAATCATTAATTTCAGAGAAAATTATTATTTGAGGTATGTAATTGAATAACCATTAGACTGTACAAAGTGACAGAGACGAGCTGGACTTCGGTTTACAAATGACATTGGAATCCACATTGAAACATCTATTAACTGGATGTTGATGCCGCCCAGTAGCTAGACTATCCAAATTATAGttactttttttgtttaaagtaacaACTTTAAAGTGTAAAATTCCCAGACAAGCACATAAATGTCACATAAATGTCAGCCTTTTTGACAGACCTGAACCTGCCCGTTAATTTAACGTTGATCTTCAACTACCCCGCTacaattaaagttaaaatttagAAATAAGAATTAATCCGATAGTTTCAGTTAGTCTGAGTAAATAGTATTTTTTATGTTCAACAATTCGCTCTTTCATGAATTTTCAGAAAACAAATAGATATTTGTTTGCGATTACTATTCAATTAATAAGTATTTATTGGGCGCTGGATTAGCAGATATTAACAGGCGGCTAACAATCTCAGCAATGCGTTAATCCTTGATCTTGTGACAATAATTAGCGATTTTGGTCTCCGCCAGGGTCCTAACGGGTCAATTTAGGGCTTTACACAGCTTAAAAGAAAAGACCTCCAACACGAATTTctgtaacttttaaaaaaaaatcagcaaataaactaaaaaTCAAAATCTTCGAAAAGTTTTGAGAAGCCATAACATTTCGTGCTTTCAAACAAGAGACCTACAGTTTACTGTTCCATACATATGTACTTTATAATCTCTTAATTGAAATGGGGTTCACTGTCTTTGCATACTCATTCAGAAAAAATGCGACAACAGACTTTCAGGTACGTGGCGATCTCCAGTTGCGCCTCAAAtaaccagagaaagagaagaatgaATTCGGATAAAATGAACATCAATTGGAACTCTTTTAAGGGAACCACTTTCATACTGAACAAAGGTACTATTATGACTTGGGTTATCGTGTTAAATAATAAATGTCAATAATTTAATACAGCCTCCACATGCATTTATTACCCCATGTCAATCATATGATCCAATGTTTCTTTCAAACCTCCCATTCTCTTGAGACAAGATCTCGCCATTTTGAACATTGTTCGGCACTTCCGCAAATATAGTCAGCTGCAGGTCTGGGTTGACCCAATGTCAATTACATTCATTGCTTTCAATACAATATCAAACGAGACAAACCCCatgaaaaacaataaaaaatataaGATGCATACACTAGAATGGACAGCCATGATCTCCTTCAACACACAATTCTGCATTACACATCAGTGACATTTCGTGTATTTAAACGTAGAACTACTTTCCCATTGAAACGCGATAAGGATTTTTAAAGTGCTTCTCTCATTTATTCGCAAGTTTTCCTCAAGGGGAATGGACAATAAGAGAGGAAGCTTGTAAAACTCAGCGGTCACTTGGAATGGTGTCTGTTATAAAACTTGAACCAGGAAAGTTTCGCAGTGAGTTAGCTGAATGGAGGTCAGGCAGTCTCAATCACATCAGCAGGCAGCTTTGTAATTGTACTAATAAAGCGAGCGAAAGATAATACAGAAGCAGGGAGTTTTAAAAAAGACCGACGATTACAGTGGAATACAATGCAAGAATGTCTAAGCCAGGCGGAATGATGCAAGGCGCGCGCCCACATTGCATGGTCCTCATTACAATATTATTTTCTATAATTATGACCAATAACATTTCATTGCTCATGAAATAATCCTGGGAATGAGAGTGGTTATGAGCCTATAATGAGGTCAAATTGCCTCGACTCGCCGAGACACGTGTAAGGATTTAAGAGGTATTAAGCGGCTGGGTACAGATCGCCGACTGTTACCTCAACATTACTTTCATAATTCAagtataaaattagtctatttaaGGGAAATATTTTGAATCCGTTTATTCTACTCGGGTGACAGTAGCTTTGGTTaagtctgtgtaaaaaaaaaagctcttttGTGATTCTTGTTTCTAAAGAGCAATAAGTgaacagcattttctattttgggAATATTTTCCATTGATTTTATTATTAATTCTAAATAAGATGTCACACATCAGGAAGTCAGTTTAAATCTTCTTGAGACATGTATGAAGAAAAGTTTTGTATCATTTCAATGTCTTAAATGGCACTGAAACAGCGTGTGTGCAACTCCTATTTGTGAACAAATAGGTTGTGTAACGTTTCTAATATTTTTCCATAGCAAGTAATGAACGTGAACCTCTCTTTGCTACAATTGCAGGTAGAAATTGATAAACTGGAATTATTATTGCTTCTATTTTTCGATATAATTCGTGTTATTTGCGGCCGATAAAGCACAAATTCTCGCCAAAACAGAACAAAAATTGCATTCTCGAGAAATGTATGTTGTCACTTCATTCCACAAGTTGCGATGGTGAATCCATCACGACATAGATATACAGATTGAGCCACTTTGTTAAGGCCATTGTCTCTTATACCAAGTCTAATCTGTTCGTTTTCCATCGCCACACAAATTTATTGCTTCAAAAAGAATTTGAACCAAAGTTTGGTTCAAGTGAACATTCAGCCGAAAAAGGATTATGCATATTCACTCTATTATAATGTTTGCTCAGAAATTGCCCCTAAAATGATTGCATTTATTTGCCTAAAATGCAACTTAATTAAACTTTCTCATTATTTGAACTAAATAAGTACTGCTAGAGCTGAACTGGTGAATGAATATCATTACTTTGTATCAAACTTTATTTTATCTCAGTGTTACATTCGGATATTGCTGCTTACCGTAAAATACACTTGTgactttttaaagtatttgttaCTAGGCAACACTTTTTGAATAACAAAAATTGAAAAGAACCGCTCGGTCCACTATCCTCtaaacttcaaaaaaaaagtcTTCAATAATAGTGGGAAAGGACAATGGTCGAAGAGACAACAAAATGCCACTGGGGTGACTTTTCACAAGCAATTATTCTTCATTTATCCATTCAGTAAAGGAGCTCTGATAttcttattttgttttatttattatgtTCCCTTCTGGCGGTTTGTATAAAAAATTTGTGTTTGGGTAataaaatttcagatttgcacGGAAACAACCAGCACGGGCAGAAAATGGGCGTTTAGGCTTGTTTGATGTATAATTAAGATCGAAAATATGAAGTCAGGCGTTATGGGATCTGTCCCAAAGTGTCAACGTTGGGCGGTTCgtccattgaaacatttcaaaggaGTCAGGAAACAAACAAAGTGGAAAGCGCGTGACACAGGGAATGGTTGTAAATGTGTTAATTTCAGACAGCTCATTTTTGGAAAGAATTGAGTCCCTTTCTGAGTCCTTTTCTCTGCCCCTCcagcaacacccccccccccccacccccgccacaccATAGTTATAGACCTTCATTGTTTGATATGATTCCACAATACGTTTCTCTTCAGAGGCACACATCATGGTTGAAAATTTGATTGAACCCCGATTATAAACACTAAAATTCTGCTTGAGACAAAGCCTCTTTACTGAGCCCTTTGGAGTCCAGTATGAAAAAAACACCCAGTTCTAAACTACAAATGTCTCTTCGTTATCCAAAGCAATTTCACCAGATTGCTCAAAATTGCATTTGTTCATCTATTTATTTTGAAGTGTATCTTATTTTTTTCTGGCCTTTCTTCCTGGTGCAACTGGCATCCAATGGTTTTTCTTTTCTGTATGTAACACCTGAAATAATTTAGAGTTTAAAGTCTAAATTGTGTTATAGCATGTTCAATAGAGAGTAAACATTGATGCCCAATAATATTGCCGAACCACAATCAGTTTGCAAAGTTACTGAAAAGAATTTTAACatcttttatgtgttttttttttcagaattatttgCCTTATTCATTGAAATACACTTCCCAAAAGTTCTGCTCTTTTGCCCTTGTTAAAAAAAACAGCTGACTAGTTTCCTGTTTATTTGGCATTATGAGGTGAGAAATAAAACTCCAAATTCACCCTGCCTTACACAAGTAAATCAGCTGCAGCCTGATGATAGGTTCACAGCTGTAGTGCAATCAATGGTAAAGTAACCATGAAGTTTTCCTTTAAAATTGGTTTCATGTAAAAAGACAAAAGAGCCACATCCTTCTTGTGCACCTGGTGGAGTCTATGTGTAAGCTAAGAGTGAGAACTCTGATTAGTTTGGAACACTGGAGGCAAATACATTTAATTTTTACATTGAGAGATAGTTTGACCACCTTCAATTTGACATTTCAAACTTTGGTTCTTGCCTTCAGCTTCGTTTTTGCAATTTATACAACATTATTGGATTTTCAGTATGAAAAATAATAATGGAATGTTTACATTATAGTTGTGATGTTCTTGCCAATAGTTTTGTATCTGCCTAAATTGCAATATAAATTCAAGATTGCAATTGTTGGGGAAGAAAGAAAGATTAAACAAATAGATTTTAGAATGAGAGATTTTAGAAGTTTCAAGTTGTTCCACTGGGACTGTGTAATAGAAATTCGAATGTAAAGTGCTAACAGAACAGTCTATTTAACAGAAACAAAAAACATCTGTCAAATAACTTAAGGGTGAGGAAACGGGGAAAAGCGAAAATGTTATAGCTTTCTCCACTCTATTAAAGGCTGTAATCAATTGATGATAAGACCTAAACCGGGAGAGCACTACAGGCAAATGATCCAGTTAACAGCAGTTAATACCTAAACTGGGAGAGCACTACAGGCAAATGATCCAGTTAACAGCAGTTAATACCTAAACTGAGAGAGCACTACAGGCAAATTATCCAGTTAACAGCAGTTAATACCTAAACCGGGAGAGCACTACAGGCAAATGATCCAGTTAACAGCAGTTAATAACTAAACCGGGAGAGCACTACAAGCAAATGATCCAGTTAACAGCAGTTAATACCTAAACCAGGAGAGCACTACAGACAAATGATCCAGTTAACAGCAGTTAATATCTAAACTGGGAGAGCACTAAAGGCAAATTATCCAGTTAACAGCAGTTAATACCTAAACCGGGAGAGCACTGCAGGCAAATGATCCAGTTAACAGCAGTTAATACCTAAACCGGGAGAGCACTACAGACAAATGATCCAGTTAACAGCAGTTATTAAATGAGATAGACAAATGACAAATTCAACCAAacagataagagtgaaatattgtgcATAGTGAATCAAATCTCTAtagttcagcacaggctagaaaATTGGCACTGCCTTGTAGCATCTTATCAGAAGTGCTATCCACAGAATGCAATTTTTTgctgttgtgacagattatgttatattttatattgtatatagatatgttttataaGAGatagataaattgtggcaggtcacatacaaacactttaaaacagatctaatttaaaatgccagagctctgctcaagccagacagttcaggctccaagtgcctctgcacaaactttgaagaatacctataaggatttcacaagtaggtgttaattggacattctgtggagtaatggattattgttttggaaagcaacagatgaacaaactcagaaaatTAGGTCCAGagatgcagtctgtctgagtgcagttggctgttctaagagggtcatgtggtttttctctgagagagagagagagaattcagttctacagttcagcagtagcagctgggactggaacatgacaagctggcaagcttgtggaaaaagaacattttgaagatggattgtgagttcttagttcagcctggtcaaagcccttgtggtccatacaagaggagaggactgg
This genomic window from Narcine bancroftii isolate sNarBan1 chromosome 3, sNarBan1.hap1, whole genome shotgun sequence contains:
- the gsx2 gene encoding GS homeobox 2; this translates as MSRSFYVDSLIIKDSSVRSTPVLNDHGQDFLIPISVHSPTMMSVSGPVCPSRKTGTFCVCPLCVTSHIHSSRSGIPLLKSQFPNGDPQYCQRMNQQSNSGLGHPPVCTPTYSVTDPRRYHCLSVGPENNSHLQNGKRMRTAFTSTQLLELEREFASNMYLSRLRRIEIATYLNLSEKQVKIWFQNRRVKHKKEGKGTPRNAHNICKCSRQGHCLRSEDEESLSPMSSGKEDKDLSPA